The Anguilla rostrata isolate EN2019 chromosome 2, ASM1855537v3, whole genome shotgun sequence genome contains the following window.
AGCCTCTGTAAAGCTGACTGGTCATCATAAACTTCTGTAAGAATCTAATATAGCCTTCGTTTCACATAACTGTTCAGGCCACACAAAAGCATACACTAAAACAGAAATATCAAGAAACCACAGAAAgggaactatccctttaaacagacaaacaaatatGCAAAGAGCAGTAAACAAATACGAACCAGACAAAGAGAAACGGCTGGATACAAGGTATACTTTTACTTTCACATTGTTCAGTACAGAGCAATTCTAACACAAGTTTCTGACAGATTTTACACTGATACACCTGGCTGTGCAGCTAGCGATACCGTATAGAcaaatacaatgacaatgactcCTGAATTATCTAAAATGAGCATGACCACAGTACTTCATTGAAAGCTTAGAGGAAGCAGTTACTCTTACCCACGCAAACATCATGATAGTGGCTCCTTATTCATCTAATATAACAGTGTCCCAGAACATCCTGGGTGTTTATTATGAGCAACGCACAGCCACAAAATCAACACAAACCCTGTGGTGCAATTGAATAATAGTATATTTTGACTGCGTGTACATACCAAGTCCAGGGGCACAACGGTCATTTTCAGTCTAAAGTAAAAGTGCATCAGGAGACAGatggttttaaaatatcagctttcagcatgcacacacacgcacgcacgtacgcacgcacagacacacacccacacggacacgcacagaGACTTTGGAGACACGCAGAATGGTAAGTCCCTGCTTGGTGCACACACAGAAGAATAAAGACCTAGCAGGCCACTCCAAGTTGCATACGAACACTGTCAATCAGAATCAAAGGATCTGGTCCAGCTACCCCAAGAAATGCCTTAATATATATCCTGGAATGTTAAACAGTTAACATGTCGATATACATTCAGAGACAATATCAAGGAAGTGTTAAAACGACTATCAATAATTtcatgtatgtatattttagaaCTGCAGTCCATGCTAATGCAAGGCTGCTACAAAAAAGCTGAACCTCCAAGACCCAGGTACTGTGAGTAACAGTTTGTGCCCTGTGCGCAGACTGGAAGCAGGAATATCAGAGGGACAAGGAGGGGGAACCTGCATAAGAGAGCACACTGTAGTGTCTGTCAGTACAAGAAAAGCTTGTTTTGTTAAGGAAAGCAAAATTCAGGAGGAACAACTGAACTTCATCAACATACTCTAATAGGGAATGGTTCAATTTCAACAAAGGTGGCGAGGGATGGGAAAGCGCATAGTAGAAGCTCTCAAGCTGTCTATCTCATAAAGTGCACTGGCCAATTCTATTCAACCAACAGGCAGGTGAAGCGAGGACTTTTTGTTAGAACTCTTACAATAGGGCCGAGTGTTGCTGTGGGCAGCAACGGTACAAAGCCGAACGTTGTCGTATAGAAATACAGGCTTATACAGATACGAACGtgtgtgcacacctgtgtgtttgtgtgcgtggaTTTTATCAACTAGGAATGCTGTCAGATTGAAATGTCACTGGCAGTATTGGAATGAAGACTGAAGGAGAAAATGAGAGATCGCCATCGttggtctctccctctcccacggCAACCGGCTGTCAATACAAGTACGAGATTAAGTAAATTCAACGAAAGACCGAATCACCGAAATCCTGAAACGCACGCAatcgcacacagacatacacacaggtaaacaccaataaaaacaataattatagCAATAATTAtcatgacaataataataacaataacatatgGCTGTCATGTGAGGACAGCTGTTTTTCCCTTATGTAAGCACGTCTGAAGGTTCTGCTGATCCTCTCTTGGTTGACACAGTTTGAAGCCCGGAGCCCAGCCTTGGCGCTAGCTCTAAAACTGCTCCGCCAGAAGCTCACAGAGGCGCTTGGAGACCGAGTCCTTACTGCTGCGGAGCGTCAGCCGGTACAtctgagagaaggagaggaggggcgCGCAGGTTAGCATGTGCGCTCTGCACTGGCAACGGTACGGACAGGACACTCCGGTGCTCTGAGAGAGTGGGTGAGATGGGGGATGTTACCATGAGCGACTGCCCGGACGCTACAGTATGCACGCTAACACGAGCACTGCgccgaaaggggggggggaccgggaCGGGACAGGGGGGTTTATTACCTGCATGTCAGGCTTTAGTCGAGGCAAATCCAGAGAAACAAGACcgtgacagagagacaggaatgtAATGAATCAGCAGAAATGAACAGTAAAGTGTACAACAGAGAAAGGGATCATTTTAATCGCCATTTtatgacagagagaaaatgcaaTTTCTAACACCGTCAAAACTGAGAACTTCCCCACCCCCAGATGGTAGGTGCAGTTAGATGCAAAGAGATTAGAGGCAGACAGAGGACTTGACtgcgagagagaaaggggggaggtgACAACAAGGAAAGGGAATTATAAGGCAGCGAGACATTAACAGAGCATGAACCGATGAAGTATGTACTTACCTGGGCTTGTGCATTAGGTTCCAGTCTCAAAAGACAGCCCACCTGCTGGGCCTTGGTCTGGATGACTCCAGCACACACAAAGTTCTCAGGGTTGGGGTCCACATTCTCCAGCAATGCAGTTCCCAGACCCAGCAACTACACCACAGAAGGGAGGTAGGAAaggacagggagacagagaaatggAGACAAGATGGAAGGATGAAGAGAATAATTATGTTCAATATTTGATGCATTCTTACAAAATCAAGTGTTTTCTGGGCAAGAAAGTTCAGTTGTAAGTGGGAAATTCTAACTACGCTACACTAATCCCTCAGTTCTGAGACAGGGATGACATGCATAGGAGAGGGTCTGTCCGTTCAGTATTATTTTCTCTCGTTGGGAAGACTGACTCCATCACAACTCTTTGGGAACTCTTAATTTGGCATCCTAAAGCcatggtcacacacacatgaagcTCTGCAGTCAGGGATGACTGCACCGCACCCTACCTTGGCTTTGAGCACCTCTGTGTCCATGGCATTGTTGGCCTTGAAGATCTTCTGCGCTTCTTGCTGAGGGCTGAGAGGAAAGTGGAATATGTTTTAAACATGCTTTGCGCCAATAGTTTTAAAGCAAATATTAACGATTACCCATCCATCTACAATGATTACCCATGACATTATAATATCCACTTATATTTATGATGATGTGAAATATTGCCGTAAAGATACCAAAATTTTACCTGCCACTCGATACCAGTATAAGTAATTTCACTTAAAGAGCATACGGCAGTTTAAAACCCCCATAACAGTGTTAATTAACACATAACTAGTAATCGAAAAACCTcaattgtattttaatacatacaaAGCAATTTGAGATATGAGTTATATAACTGTTTTCTGCTGATACAAAAAACAATCCTACAATATGCTCTTTAGGGCGATTAAAGCTTGTGGcctaaaacagaattttaaaaaaaaggcttgtaCAAAAAATACCATATTACATATCAACTACGGTGTTAAAAGTTTCAGTTTCAAAACGTACATGCAAACAcgtacaaataaaatgcacacaagTGGAATGAAATTCTCAACCCATTTGACAATGAGACGAATCGACATGAAAAAGCTCACAGGCTGAGCTGTTTCCAGCGCTGAAAGAAGTCTTGAGAGGCCATCTCTGTGGGCTGGAAGAACTTGTTGATGGTGATGGGAAGTTTCAGAGTGATGTTCTGTAGAGCTCCTCCATATCTGAGAAAGAGCAAATAAGGATAATACATCATGTacacaaaatgcaaatcaaAGCAGGTGACTCTTGGGCAAGgacacaaaacactgcatttgtttattaaaagtGTGCCCATTTGGTGTTTAAGCTCTTTTTTTCAATGGCTTTGTACAAGAATGTGTCATAAGTACTCCAGCATTACATGCAGTCCATTCTTTCTTCTGAGAAAATTAGGCTTTCTATTTTGTCCTTTATTCAGTAACAACAGGAGTCGAACAtcactattttttttgtccctcAACACAGACACCTAGACACAGACGTACCTGAACTTGATGTTAAGCAGTGGAGCCTCACTGAAGTCGGACAGACACTCAATGTTGATAACTTGCTGCACCTGAGCACCACCCTCCACCAGAGGCTCCACAGGTTTTGCCTGTAGGTTGAGCTGTGAGGAGGCTGCGTTAAGGCCTGCTTAACCAACACTGCACTGAGCGCCACACAGCACTGTATTACTACATTATCAGTCTTCAAACACCAGCATAGCACCGTGACTCAAAGCAATATTCTGCAGAGAACAGTCAACAGACTGTCATTGCAATTTTAGGCAGAATAACACGTGAAAACTAAGCGTTGTACTCTACACAAACTACATAACAGTACTAAAATTAGAAAGAAATCAGCACTCTGCTGGGCAATGCTACAGTTTCACACTATAATTACACGGTAATTTGATGAAGACACCCGCAGGCCATGCTTTCTGTTGTACTGAGCAGTTGGTAATTGCAGGAGATGAAAGCCCTTATTTAGTAAACCCTGCAGAGAATCAGTGTGATGGTCTGCGTAAAGGATATGAGACTGCAGCTCCCCTGGGCAGCTGACAGCAGTGCTGAAACTGACAAACTGAACTGAAGTCTTATTTCCATAGAACAAGTACATCCGCCctaagagtgagtgagtgagagagagagagagatttaataAAAGAttataaaatgtcatattttaaaaacacacacacaatgagctGCACAATGTTTGAGACAGACATTTCTTCtagatttggctctgtgctccacaatgttttatttttaatcaaacaactCGCATGTAGTCTGGAGGGATTTGCTTGAATTTAAATGAGATGAttctgtatacttcagaattcattctgctgctgctgccatcagcagttatatcatcaatgaagacacataagcccaaaccataacacccccgccaccatgtttcatagatgaggggggtgctttggatcttgggaagTTCCTTTTGGTCTttacactttgctcttgccatcactagAAGGCTTTTGAGAAGACAGGCAGTAATGAGAGGTGTATTGGCCACTTTAAGTGCAGGGCATTATCATTCAAGCACATCTATAAAGTGAGCTCATCACTGCACATGCTGCTGGCTAAAGTTTCCCTAAATTGTTTTGCATAATGGTTTtgcaaaaccacacacactttattaatttcacacacatttttaaatagtaatTGGTATATTATAGGTGGGCATTGTCACTGTAAGAAGATTCCTGAACTGAAAACCAATCAAATACATGGAATAGACCAATATTGAATACCAGTTAAGCTTTCTGCTTGGTTGAGAAGGAATTATGTTCCCCCTAGATGCGAACCGTACCACAGTTCGATTGCAATTGTTCAGGTCTACCTCGTACAGGCAAACTCGGGTAGGCTTCCTTGGTCCACACACCTGGATCCGGAAAAATCTTCACCAAATTTTGAGGTGAACCGCTCCTGGATTCATACTAAATTGCCAGTGTGAAAACCACCttagaaacacacagaaacttACCCAGGTTCTGGCGGTACTCGGATTTGATCCCAATCTGAAGCAGCTGATTTTCAAAAAGAACCCCATTATTCTTGCACACAAACCTAAGAGTCAGAAGcacagtgagggaaagagaaagggagagcaggatggagaaaaacagaatagATGACTAAGTGGAGAGTGGTCATCGTCTCTCATGAGCAACATATCTCAGTCATCACATTAAGCCCAGCTAAAACAAGGCTGCAACATATAATCGCTCCGGGTAAACAGTGATGACTAAAGGAAGCGCTTTCATTGAATATtgccagatgttttttttttttttttaaccaactgTCACCAAAAATGAGAACACAATTATTCAAGcataatgaaaattaaaataattatagtCTCGTCAAGGTGTCCACCTCTTCATGTATTGGCAGCCTGTTCATTGTTACAGTTAAAGCATAAAATagaaacaagacaaacaaataGAAACAAGCAGTGTTTTCATAAACTATATAAGGAATAAAAGCATATTTCACatgcgcacgtgcacgtgcacacacacacacacacttttggctTATTTACATCAGAAAGTATTTCTGAAGGACTAATCCTCTTACATGCAGCATACATGTTATCTGTAACAACTTCAAATACAACACAGGAATCAAACACAGATATACAGTTACTTTAACGGCTGTTCAACTACCAGTTAGCTTAATGCTAACAATAATGGAAAACTGCATAGATGCACCAACAAAATCTTGCATGCAGCAAATTAATGTATAGCTAAAGAAATAACTACTTTGGGCTCCACAGAACCACACTGCCACGTTGGAGGCAAGGTAACttgttaatgtttatttcaCTAACTAGGgagatgagggagaggagcaTCCCGTCAGACCAATTAAATCTAATTTCACTTTATATCTCACTGGAGGCTGGACTGAGTAGCCATGCAACATAATTGGAAGATATTTTATACAGGGATAATTTTATACAgggatttttttgttgcacCACAGTATCTCAACACACTACTGTTTTTGTGTCCCTCAAAAGCGGGGTAACGAATGTCAAGTACCCGGCTGTGCCGTGGTGGTCTATATGCTGTTCCCATGCATACTATTGGAAAATTGCATTGGACGGCTAAATGCGATTGGTTAAGAAGCCctaaataaaaatccagtgcAGTGGTTGTTTCCCCTTTATTGAAATTACGTTACAAGCCAAGGATATAATTCATTGATCTAAAAAAGCTGTAACCCAGAACTTTAAGCAATGCACTAAGCTTCATTCAACCACTTCCGGCGAGTAATCAACATGTCTATATTAAGGTCTGCTACATTAccacaaaaactacaaacacaTTGAACATGGGAAGAGTGACGTTAAgggtagtaatagtagtaatacaaaaagacaaaaacggAGAGACGATTATCCAACCCAAGAATGAAAGTAGTAGGCAGGAGGCAAAGGCTGGGGGACGAGCGGGCCAGAAGAGTAAGGATGTgagagatggggagaaggaCAGAGCTCTTACTTGTTCAGGAGCTCATCTGATTCAGGGAGAGGTGGAGCGGGATCCTCAGAGccaagagaagaggaggaaggggcagagctgagagaggaggaagagggggatggCAAAAGAGTCAGTTCAGAATGTGAGTCAAGCACAGGAGTGGGGGAAtgggaatgaaagagagaaagcaggaggacAGGAATGGTTGGGATATCAAAGCAGAGTCAGGaaaattaaggaaaaaacaaaacaaagcacaaataCAAGTCGGGACAGGTGGACAAAGGGAACGAGATGCATTTGAGCAGAAAAGCAAAGCGATCGCGTATGACAgagaaaagcaatgaaaaggGGAAGATAAAATGGACATACATTTAGAGAGATATTTTAATGTGGTTAGTACACACACTTTGAAATTCTGGCAGTTTATAAAAATCCCTCAGATTGATAACTCACTTGAGATCATTAATTATCGTCTTGAAATACGCACAACAAAATATTGTCACAAGGGGGTTTTAATGACCATCTGCATACATCtcaatatattacatatatccTCCATAAGTCTCATCCAACAATTTAACCATACCATTTACTGAAATATCCATTTTTCTCAAagctgtatttttcttttgttgtaaTTGTTAAGAATATGTTCTTAATATGGTAAACTCTGCCCCCTTACTCTGATTCACTGGGACCCTCAACCAATAGTGAGTCAGAGTTTTCAGTGGGAGGTTCCAGATCACTGCCAGCATCCAATCACAATCGAGAACAAGAGTCACAACACataaacagcacacaaaaagagagaaacagacaggggaggggagagaaaagacAAGAAATAAGAAAGACATTGAGTCAcaaacagtaaaatgaaaaggtgagtataatacacacatacaaagggAGAAAATGAACAACTGACAGTGAAAGACAGCAGAGTCAGACAGTGTTAAAATAGTCAGTAATGAAggacagattatttatttacatattctaATCAAGCCTCCATTGAAGATAAAACTCCTATAATCTTCACACAAGTATAGTACATAAACATAACACAGTACCACCTACAAACAATAATGAAAACGATCCAATTTCCCAAGTGTGTAAGTACAAACCAAACCCAAGCTCACAGACACTGCTCCTTACCTGAGGAAGTTGTCATCATTTACCGCAGCTGAAGGAGCAGCAGGTCCTGCCTCTGAAAACACGTCAACCAATAGACTGCCAGCACTGGGAGGAGCTGAACCAACCGGGGCTGCCGAGCGAAGTCCTAATAGATCAGCTGACGGGGATGGAGTGGACTGAAAGGGAAGTGAAAATATATGTTCTGTCCATCAGTAAACCACACCCCATTTCTTTCTAGGGATGGGCACCAGAGTGCTCAAGCATTCGAGAGCTCGAAAGACCAGGACAGCTTGTGCACCATACAGTACTCAGAAAAAATTACTTAAATTTATGTGAATTAACACGTTTAATTagattctttatttttacatggcaGCTTTAGCAGCTTGCTGTTTTATGGGAAATGTTTCGAAAATCCTTGCATCACGGTTAATTCAACAGGTGTTGTGAGTTTTCAACATTGCCGGCCTCATGAAGAATGGAAGCCTGATCAAAACCTATGTTCTATGACCACTGTCGATGATTCTGAGCAATCTTGAATGTACGGTTgctttgaaaattatgcaaaatacGAGTTTAAAGTAAAGTCAAAATTGTTCACCACATTGAAACAACACGTAAGGATTTTCCAGTCTACAATATGTTCATTGAAGAtctaattaatatttaaattctttatATTGACTTGCAAAGATTTTCGGGTGCCATGTCAACTGCtaggtttttccatttttattgcctactatatagcctatatacaaTAAAACGGGGTTGGGCTACCGTATGTCCGTTTTCAATTCTTTAAAGCTTGTTTTGGTATAACATATTGTTCATTGTGAGGTTTGAGATGAAGCATATTGTCAATGAATCTACATTGTCGCATTTGCAATATGGCCACAATGCTATAGGCCTACCCTGTAGGCTACAAATCACACTGTAGGCCAAGTTAAGATTGACGGTTCCCATTCAAAACTGCCAAAAAGTCACGGAAAGCAGTAAATCGCAGGAATGGCGAAAACGGGGAAAGTAACACGACTGCCAAAAATAGTAATTTAAACAGGATTTCCCCCCAGGTGAGACAATGAGGTGTGTTTCCACTGCAGGACATGGAAAGTCAAGATATCTAGACAACCACATCTTATAAAAATTAGATATCCATTCTTGCTGAATGAACATGGATTATATTCTTTATGCATGTCCATGCAGTATCAgtgatttgacatttttagaTAAATATCTTttgattcataaatattttaactggATAAGCATCTGCTTTACTTCAAATGAAACCCACCGCATTGGAGGTGGCGATAGCCGAGGCATCGGtgcccctctcccctgctccattcagctctccctctctcttcccgtCCTCCAGCTCAGACACAGAAACCGCCCCCGggcccttcttcttcttcagcttgGCCAGGATCGATGACTCCCTCTCAGGGAAGGGGGGCATCTCTTCCAGGACTGTagcctgcgtgtgcgtgcatgtgtgtttgggagagagacagaaagagagagagagagaaagaaagaaagagagagagagagagtgacaacCAACCGTTACCCTCATTAGAAGAGAAAGGCTCTAAAATGGCTGTGTGAGAACTCCCCGGCGGTGCCGCACTCACCAGGACGTCGGTGCTGGCGATGGACGAGAGCTTGAGGTACTCCACGgccctctgctgcagctccacGTCCGAGTTGCGGATCTGGCTGTCCGAGCGCAGCACCTCCTGGATGGTGGCCTTGGTCTCGGGGAAGAGGTTGATGAACTTGATGTAGGCGGAGAGCAGGAGGGCGCGGGTGGGCACCGAGCACAGGTGGAACTTGGAGTGCAGCAGGTTGAACTGGATGAGAGGACTGGGCGAGGAGGGGTGAGGTCAGGTTAATGCAGCGCACGGGAGACAGTGCTTCAGAAACGCAAGGAGGTAAGACACCGACCTGGAACGAGGGTCCCCCGCGATGAGGTTGCCGAACTCTCCGAGGATGTAGCCCCCaaccttcaccatattctcatgACACGCTGGGGCCTGCAGGGCCTGGAGGACGGCAAGCAATGTCATTATTGGATATGAAAACCCAAAGTCCAAACAGGACTTGCAGAATCCTTTGAATTTGTTCAGACACTAAGGAGCAGTTGAGAACTTTGTATAATATTAATTTGACTGAGCCATGATGTTGCAGATCAGTCCCTACAGTTTTAGTTCACATATTCCCATTATTTAGTGAGACATGCAGCCACTTTCTTCCTTTAGTATTAGCTACCATaagcaaaaagaaataaatagagCAGCGGGGGAGAACATTGAGCatactcaagaaaaaaaaatgaaaacaacccCCAACAAACTCTAACATGACATGAATACCAACATTTATGCCTTAAAACTGTTCTTACTGTTTGATACCAGGCTATACTTTCACTGTTAACCAGAAAATCTCAATCCTTATTTGCAACTATTCAACCTCCTCTTAAGAATGGCCATGCTGATCTTGTGCCGGAAACAAGTCAACACCCACCTTTCACAAAGGTCAAAAAACAGACGCAATTACCTTTGCCGCAAGGGCCACCAACCATGATAAATCACCTGTAGCAGGTCATATGAataaatttccattctctcttttttgtggTCTAATGTTAGAATTCcttgaaatacatttgcattaacCCAAACATTTCGCTCGTTTTACCAGTGCAAAACCTTGGTGCGGTACTTTAGTAAATAGTCCCTGTGTGTTCTAATGTGAAGTATGGTTGTGGTTATTATAAGTTAAATAATCACTGGTTGCCTGGTATGCATATGTGACCTAATAAAGGGGTTTACATAGCTGACTAGATTCATCCTTGGGCAACTTGGAATAtggaaaaactatttttgacATTAAATACACCAATATATTCACTTAAGTATCTTCAGTGTTTAAAAGTACAATATTAGTacaattattagtattattaataCAATATTCAGCTACAGTTTTACAGAGAGTAACCAAAAATAGGACCCACCTCAAACACAGTCTTGGCGGCATAGCCCTGCACGTCATCCCTGTTGATGACGATCTGGATGACTCTGTACCACACCTCCTCACTGACATAGTCCCCCGCGATGCGGATCAGGTTCAGAATGGTGTCCACATACCAGGAATAATCCACAGCGTACTTCTCTGCCAGAATGGCCACTTTCAACACCTGAAGGGAAAGCAAGAtcaagagagagataaaggagagagaaagagagtgtatGTGCGTCGGCGAAAGAGATGAGACagcacgtgtgtgagagaggaagatataagagagagatagagaaagagagatggattTTATGTTCTAGTGTTCGGAAGTTTGATTCTTTAAAGTCAATCAGTACGTTCAAGGCAatacaatgaaattaattaacttTGTTTTTGAGTTGTTCGGAGTTATTTTCAtagacttaaaaataaaaaaccactcGTTTTGCTGAATATACCATTTACTTCTTATTTATGCCCGTCTGGCTCGAGCTGGAGCTCACTCACTCGCAGTTTATAGCAGGACGTAGCTGCCTGATAGAAAGTATTGTAACAGTTGGGAGAGACTGTATTTCGCTTTTCCCGCTTAGGAACTGCATCTTGAAAAAAGACGCGTACTCTTTTAGCAGCATGAGAAGTGTCCTTATTCAGCAgacatacaaaatatttaacacACAGCAAAATCTCACATGGTGTGAATTCACCCATAGTTCAATAATTGTCTACACAGAAGCTACAGCTAAGCACACTTTACTACTACAACACTTGAGAATTTTTAACAACGCTAACACTTATTTCACAATATCAGTACTTAACCTCGTGGCACCTCCTAGGACTCCAGGCAAGAGGGCGGCGCCAACACTAACAGCAGCGGTCGTTACAGTATGAAACTCGAAACTCTAACAGTAGTGTATAACAGTACTCTAACGGCTGTGCATAGTTGCACAAAAAGTAAGACAGCTGGTATTTTTTCAATGCCATTTTGCAATAAGTACATAggctatgtagcctacatttgtttgtgtaaaCAACTGAAGTCCCAGCGgggttttgcatttttattatcctatttatacattcattttaattattcgTATCATTATTcgtattattcattttcttgactgtaattttttgttttttgatctCGCAATAGGCTacgt
Protein-coding sequences here:
- the LOC135247994 gene encoding AP-2 complex subunit alpha-2 isoform X1, producing MPAVSKGDGMRGLAVFISDIRNCKSKEAEIKRINKELANIRSKFKGDKALDGYSKKKYVCKLLFIFLLGHDIDFGHMEAVNLLSSNKYTEKQIGYLFISVLVNSNSELIRLINNAIKNDLASRNPTFMCLALHCIANVGSREMAEAFAGEIPRILVAGDTMDSVKQSAALCLLRLYKTSPDLVLMGEWTSRVVHLLNDQHMGVVTAAISLITCLSQKNPDEFKTCVSLAVSRLSRIVSSASTDLQDYTYYFVPAPWLSCKLLRLLQCYPPPEDGAVKGRLVECLETILNKAQEPPKSKKVQHSNAKNAILFEAISLIIHYDSEPNLLVRACNQLGQFLQHRETNLRYLALESMCTLASSEFSHEAVKTHIETVINALKTERDVSVRQRAADLLYAMCDRSNAKQIVAEMLSYLETADYSIREEMVLKVAILAEKYAVDYSWYVDTILNLIRIAGDYVSEEVWYRVIQIVINRDDVQGYAAKTVFEALQAPACHENMVKVGGYILGEFGNLIAGDPRSSPLIQFNLLHSKFHLCSVPTRALLLSAYIKFINLFPETKATIQEVLRSDSQIRNSDVELQQRAVEYLKLSSIASTDVLATVLEEMPPFPERESSILAKLKKKKGPGAVSVSELEDGKREGELNGAGERGTDASAIATSNASTPSPSADLLGLRSAAPVGSAPPSAGSLLVDVFSEAGPAAPSAAVNDDNFLSDLEPPTENSDSLLVEGPSESDSAPSSSSLGSEDPAPPLPESDELLNKFVCKNNGVLFENQLLQIGIKSEYRQNLGRMYLFYGNKTSVQFVSFSTAVSCPGELQSQLNLQAKPVEPLVEGGAQVQQVINIECLSDFSEAPLLNIKFRYGGALQNITLKLPITINKFFQPTEMASQDFFQRWKQLSLPQQEAQKIFKANNAMDTEVLKAKLLGLGTALLENVDPNPENFVCAGVIQTKAQQVGCLLRLEPNAQAQMYRLTLRSSKDSVSKRLCELLAEQF
- the LOC135247994 gene encoding AP-2 complex subunit alpha-2 isoform X2, whose protein sequence is MPAVSKGDGMRGLAVFISDIRNCKSKEAEIKRINKELANIRSKFKGDKALDGYSKKKYVCKLLFIFLLGHDIDFGHMEAVNLLSSNKYTEKQIGYLFISVLVNSNSELIRLINNAIKNDLASRNPTFMCLALHCIANVGSREMAEAFAGEIPRILVAGDTMDSVKQSAALCLLRLYKTSPDLVLMGEWTSRVVHLLNDQHMGVVTAAISLITCLSQKNPDEFKTCVSLAVSRLSRIVSSASTDLQDYTYYFVPAPWLSCKLLRLLQCYPPPEDGAVKGRLVECLETILNKAQEPPKSKKVQHSNAKNAILFEAISLIIHYDSEPNLLVRACNQLGQFLQHRETNLRYLALESMCTLASSEFSHEAVKTHIETVINALKTERDVSVRQRAADLLYAMCDRSNAKQIVAEMLSYLETADYSIREEMVLKVAILAEKYAVDYSWYVDTILNLIRIAGDYVSEEVWYRVIQIVINRDDVQGYAAKTVFEALQAPACHENMVKVGGYILGEFGNLIAGDPRSSPLIQFNLLHSKFHLCSVPTRALLLSAYIKFINLFPETKATIQEVLRSDSQIRNSDVELQQRAVEYLKLSSIASTDVLATVLEEMPPFPERESSILAKLKKKKGPGAVSVSELEDGKREGELNGAGERGTDASAIATSNASTPSPSADLLGLRSAAPVGSAPPSAGSLLVDVFSEAGPAAPSAAVNDDNFLSSAPSSSSLGSEDPAPPLPESDELLNKFVCKNNGVLFENQLLQIGIKSEYRQNLGRMYLFYGNKTSVQFVSFSTAVSCPGELQSQLNLQAKPVEPLVEGGAQVQQVINIECLSDFSEAPLLNIKFRYGGALQNITLKLPITINKFFQPTEMASQDFFQRWKQLSLPQQEAQKIFKANNAMDTEVLKAKLLGLGTALLENVDPNPENFVCAGVIQTKAQQVGCLLRLEPNAQAQMYRLTLRSSKDSVSKRLCELLAEQF
- the LOC135247994 gene encoding AP-2 complex subunit alpha-2 isoform X3, with product MPAVSKGDGMRGLAVFISDIRNCKSKEAEIKRINKELANIRSKFKGDKALDGYSKKKYVCKLLFIFLLGHDIDFGHMEAVNLLSSNKYTEKQIGYLFISVLVNSNSELIRLINNAIKNDLASRNPTFMCLALHCIANVGSREMAEAFAGEIPRILVAGDTMDSVKQSAALCLLRLYKTSPDLVLMGEWTSRVVHLLNDQHMGVVTAAISLITCLSQKNPDEFKTCVSLAVSRLSRIVSSASTDLQDYTYYFVPAPWLSCKLLRLLQCYPPPEDGAVKGRLVECLETILNKAQEPPKSKKVQHSNAKNAILFEAISLIIHYDSEPNLLVRACNQLGQFLQHRETNLRYLALESMCTLASSEFSHEAVKTHIETVINALKTERDVSVRQRAADLLYAMCDRSNAKQIVAEMLSYLETADYSIREEMVLKVAILAEKYAVDYSWYVDTILNLIRIAGDYVSEEVWYRVIQIVINRDDVQGYAAKTVFEALQAPACHENMVKVGGYILGEFGNLIAGDPRSSPLIQFNLLHSKFHLCSVPTRALLLSAYIKFINLFPETKATIQEVLRSDSQIRNSDVELQQRAVEYLKLSSIASTDVLATVLEEMPPFPERESSILAKLKKKKGPGAVSVSELEDGKREGELNGAGERGTDASAIATSNASTPSPSADLLGLRSAAPVGSAPPSAGSLLVDVFSEAGPAAPSAAVNDDNFLRFVCKNNGVLFENQLLQIGIKSEYRQNLGRMYLFYGNKTSVQFVSFSTAVSCPGELQSQLNLQAKPVEPLVEGGAQVQQVINIECLSDFSEAPLLNIKFRYGGALQNITLKLPITINKFFQPTEMASQDFFQRWKQLSLPQQEAQKIFKANNAMDTEVLKAKLLGLGTALLENVDPNPENFVCAGVIQTKAQQVGCLLRLEPNAQAQMYRLTLRSSKDSVSKRLCELLAEQF